TACCTGAAGGAGGAATCAATGGACAAACTCAGTTCCGCCGTCGATTTTAGACCGCGCAGCCGTCAGCTTTACATGGGCGACATGCCCTGGCTCCCGCGCATTACAGATAAAGCCCGCGCCAAATTGCGAGGCTGCATCGGTGACTACGTCTATCCGTGACCCGCTGACAGAAAGTTCCTGGAGGAACTCGGAGTTGAAGCTGAAGAATTTACGAACATCGTCGCATCCAGCCCGACCGATGCCGAAGTCATCGAAAAAGTAAAACCCATCTGGGACAAGTCACATTCTAAGTAACAACAAAAAAGCCGCCACATAATGTGGCGGCTTTTTTTCGTTATAAAGGCCTCAAACTGTCACGACCCCAACCTTTCTCCTCCATTTCGGAGAGCCACTGGTTTTCCACCCACCGGTTTGCCAAATCCCTGTGTAAAAATCAGAAAATCGCTGAACCCCACCACACCATTGCCATCCAGATCGTATTTTGCGTCAAAACCCGCATCACCCTCCGACAGACCAAATTTGCCGGTAAAGAGCAAAAAATCCGTAAACCCGACCGCACCATCCCCATCAAAATCCAGATTTGCAACACTCACACCTGTTCCCGATATCAGTTTCACCTCTACGCTCTCGCCATCCTGACAGATAAACGCCACAACCGTCTGATCTTCGCTCTCCTCTACAATCTCTGCCAGATCATATGACTGGTCCAGACGCCATTTTCCGCGCATCGTCACCTCTACCTTCCGAGGCTCACTCGGCTGATTGACAATCAACGAACCATCTTGCCGATGCGGCGTCTGAATCTTCCAGTCCCACCCAAAATCCGGATCAGCAACCGAAAGCAATACCCCATCACCCACTTCGCGAGCCATCACCAAACTCGGCAAAGACACACCCTCAACCGGACCACCTATTGGCCTTGCATCCTTATCGAACAGCGCATAACCCGTCGCCTTCATCCCCTGATGATGCACAATATGTGCATCACCATCTCGCTGCCACACATCGTATTCCGGCGCATTGGCAAACGCACGCACCCTATCCGGCGACCTCTGAACCAACACGGCATATTCATAGGACTTACCCTGAGGCATAGGACCGTGATCCAGATACGCCAACTCAAAAGCCCCCACACCCCCAGCATCTTCAAAATCCCCGGGTGCTTGCACCTGGCGCTGCACCTGCAGACCCTCACCATCTGGAATCACATAGCCATTACCCCGTGAATCCATCAGCCACGCTCGCTGCCCCTTTATCCCCTCAAACATATATGGAATCCCCCGCACACGCTCCCCATTCACCCCCGTAGAACGATCCTCAGAAATAGACACCTGAAACAACGGCGTCACCGTCGCATGACCACCATCATTATTCTCTATACCCGAACCCAGGCAAATTAGCACATCATCAAAACAAAACACCGTCTTAACCGCCCGAAAACTCGTATTGAATCTCGTATCGTGCAATCTCAATGCAAACACACCATTTTGTCCCTCCAAATTCACCCCACCCACAAAAGTCTCATCCGAAAAATTGCGGTCACGCCCCTCGTGTTTGAGTTGCTCATGACTCAGGCGAATCACCGTCGTACCCGGCCACATACTCCAATCCCATCCATCCCGAACAATCCCACTCGCCTCACGCGTGACCGGATCGCCACTGGCGTAAATCAGCATCGAACCATAGCTCAAATAACGACCGAGTTGATTTTCCCCACCGGCTGACGACTCGTAATCCCACACGTACTTGCTCCACCCCTTCATACTCACCATCCAGTCCCCGCGTCGATGAATGGACAACGCACCATAAGGCAATGTCCAGTGCCCAGAAGGTGCAGCGATCGGCGGGTATCCCGCACTTGCAAAATCCATCATCATCTGCATCGCACCTGGCGTGTGCAAATACATAATCCGCGAAGCTACCTGTTCAAACAAACCTTCTATCAACAACTGCGATTGAGGTCTCCAAAGCTGCATAAACGTACCAGCCAATTCTGCATCCACCGAAGGATAACTCAAAGCCACATACATATACGCCGGCAAAAGACCATCCGTTACCGTTGTATTGAGCGGAAAGCGCCCGTTAATGGCCGTTGAAATATCATACGCATTCGCCATAATCCTGGACGTCAACAGCGCCTGCTTCAAATTATCGCGCTTATCATCCCCAACTGAAAAAGGCGTATCGTGCAACAAATACACCAGCACAGAAGCCACATGAAAGGCGTTTGGCGCATACGCATTGGCGTAAATACCCCGATGGTGAAAACCCACAAAATCCGGCTTAATCGTATCCAACCACCCCGGCGCAATATCCAGCGCATTATTCAGCCATACAACATAGCGGCGCATATTCGCCACCTTCTCGGGCGAATCGTCCATCATCAAAATGCACAACAACCGATACATCGCCACCGAACGCAAAAAATCCGCATTCGTGCCCGGATCCCAGTTCTCTTCATACAACTCGCCAAACATGCTATACCATTTCAAACTCGCCAATTCCCGTTCCAGTCGATTCGTATCACCCAAAATATCCCGCATCAAATACACCGCGTGGGCATAGCTCGCAATCCGCAAAAACTCGTGATGCATCGCCCCAACACCACTGCCATCTGCCCACCCCTGATCGTGTAAATAATCGAAAACATCTATCACCCGATCACGTGCCTCCACATTCCCATTCAACCGATAATCCAGCACCAGACGCAACAAGACATTCTGAAAAACACTCTGAAAATAGGGCCTGTAGGATGACCGAGCCGCAAACAGGGGTTTACCCAGAATGAGGTCATCCTCGCGTCGAATCTCGTAATTTGCGAGATTGCTATGCCCACGCCTTATATAGGCTGTAAGTTCATTGAGCCGAATCCTCACAGGCTCCCGCTCATCATCCTTCACCCCATTGCCCAGAACCCATGCCTCATATCGTCGGGCAATCTTATCAAAAGCCCGTCTCTCATCATCGGTAATCTGCGAAGGAAGCGGACCCGGCAATCTATTCAGACTCCATCGATATTCGCGGGTTTTATCGCCACTTGTATTTATACCTCCATTCACAAATGGAACCTGTGCATCGGGAGATCGCCTGGAGTCAATTCTTTCTACCAACTCCATCAAATCCAGATACACAGCCCCGCTATTCGGTGCCCTAATTTCAAACGCCGTCACCCGTCCATTTCTCGGACCCGTATAAGAATTATTCCGCGCATCATCCCGCAAATGGATCCACATCGCCCGCCAGCCCGTAAAATTCAAGCCAAACTCAAACTGGTAGCGCGGATTATTTGCCGCCAGTTCGGATTCCGTACCAAACCCAAACGTCAGCACCTCATCGAGTGCCTCCTCGTTGTACACCCACGCCCGAAAACCGTTCAGCGTCCGATTGCGTTGTGTTACTGGATCCGTGAACACAAGCCGGCCATTGTTCTGCCATGCCCACTTCAGAGATTGCGTTCCTCCCTTGTAACGCCTCGCCGAAAGCGAAACCTCACTGCCTGCATCTGCCCGATAGGCTGCCGACAGCGTCGTTTCCTCAAAACTGTAGTGCCACGGTGTATTCTGTGCCATCGCCGCGTCAACCATCCCAAGTACACCCCCTGCAAAAATAATTATCCATCTCCGCAAATTCATCACAAGCCCTTTGAATTTTCATTTAAGCGCGGAACAACTCGCCCATGCGCCTGCCCAAAAATCGCCCGGCTAAAAACAAACTCACAATCAACAACACCATACCAAAAACACCCATCGCACTGGCCAGATACGCGCCATCTGCAATGCGCCCCATAAGCGCGTAAATCGCTTTTGTGATGGGATAGTACTCATCCTTGAGTGCCAAAATCAAACTATCGCTCACCTCGAGCATTGCAAACGCAAAACACAAAATACCGCCAGCCACCAGATTGGCTAAAATCAGCGGAAATGTAATTTGAAAAAGTGTGCGCAACCGGGAAGCCCCCAAATTCTGAGCCGCCTCTTCCAGCGTCACACTCGTCTGCTGAAAACCCGCATACGCCGCGCGCACCATATAGGGCAACCGCCGCACCGCATAGGCAATAACCAGCAGTGGCACGGGATAGTGCCGCGCATCCAAAAAAGTGCCCGAATATCCCGCCAGATACCCAAAAGCCAGCACCAGGCCGGGCAGAGCTAAAGGCAACATCGCCATCGCATCTAAAACGCCCTTATACGGGATGCGGGTGCGCGTCAACAAATAGGCAATGGCAATACCCAGAACAATATCCAGCGTCGTACTCAACACACTCAACATCAGACTCATCTCAATACTGGACAGAGACATCGGGTGTTCAAAAACCATCGTATAAAATCGCCCGGTCGTCTCCTGGGGCAACACAGCCATAAACCAGCGCTCGGCAATAGACGTCAAAAACACACTCATATGCGGAATCAGAGCAATACCCGTAAGCGACAGCATCGCGGCGTAAATCAACACCGTCATCCCGCGAGAAGCCGGGCGCGACCCCGAACTGATATACCCTCGCGCAATCATCTCATAGCGGCGATTGCCCAGCATCGCCTTTGACAGATAAAAGAAAAAGACCGTCAAAAGCAACACAAAGACAACCAGCGCGTAAGCCATCGGATTTTCGTTAATATCCTCAATAGAATTAAAAATCTCGACCGCCACAACCTGGCGATAATTAAAAATAAGCGGCGTTCCCAAATCGGTAAACGCCCAGATAAAAACAATAATCGCCCCGGCAAAATAGCCCGGCAACATCAGCGGAAATGTCACCGTGCGAAAAAGACGAAACCCGCTACTGCCCATATTGCGCGCCGCCTCTTCCAGGCTCGGATCGACATTGGCAAGAGCAGCGGCCACATTGAGATACATAATGGGATAGAGATGCAGCACCTCTAAAATCACCACCCCCACAAAACCACCGCCGCCAAACCAATCTACCGGCTGATCGATAAGCCCCAAATCCAAAAGTAGCAAATTGATCGAACCAAAACGCGCAAACATCTGCTTCATGCCAATAGCCCCTACAAACGGGGGCAAAACCATAGGCACCAGAATCAGACCATTGAGAAACCCCTTACCCGCAAAATTGTATCGCACCAGCAAAAATGCCAGAGGCAAACTGAGCAACGTAGTCGCAATAGTCGTAATCATCCCCAGCCGAAAACTATTGAGGATAGCTTCCTGATAGACCGGACTCGTCACCATTAACTCGTAAAACGCAAACGTAAACCTGCCATCGACCACCAGCGACTGCACAAAGGCATACCACAGGGGATAAAACAAAAACAACGCAAAAAAGCCGATCAACCCCACCAAAAAAATGAGCGTGGGCAAATTGAGATCAAACCGCCTCATCGCGCTCCTCCCCTTCATCGCGCAAGACAACCACCTCCTGCTTCGAAAACCCCAGTCGCACCTCATCGCCGGGTTGTGCGTACTGCATAGTTGCGCCGTATGCAATCAGTCTGATCTGATCGCCGCTCGCCAATTCAACAAAAAATTGCTCGACTTCCCCCAGATAAATCGCACGCCGCACGCGCCCAAAAATGACATTATCCGCCGTCCCAGATTCATCTGAAAGAAAATCCATTGCCTCGGGCCGAATCGCGCACAACACCTGATCCCCCGCCTGAACACCCTCATACCCCGCCTGGCCGCGAATATCCCCCACATCTGTTGTAGCGACCACCTCGGATTCCACAGATTTTATTTCCCCAGAAATCAAATTAATCTCGCCAATAAAATCCGCGACAAAGCGCGTGATCGGTCGTCTATAAACATCCCGCGGAGTGCCGACTTGCGCCACCTTCCCCATCTGCATAACCGCAATGCGCGCACCCATAGCCAGTGCTTCTTTTTGATCGTGTGTCACATAAATCATCGTAACACCCAAAGAGCGCTGCAAATCCTGTAACTGCTCGCGCATCTCCAACCGCAATCGCGCATCCAGATTGGAAAGCGGCTCATCCAGCAGCACAACACCTGGTTCTATGACCAGTGCCCGCGCCAGTGCCACGCGCTGTTGTTGCCCTCCCGAAAGCTGATTGGGTGACCGCTCGGCATAACCGCTCATCTGAACCATTTCCAGGGCGCGCCTCACTTTTTGGTCGCGCTCCTGCTGCGACATATTGCGCATGGTGAGGCCGTATTCCACATTCTTCCAAACCGTCATATGAGGCCACAAGGCATAATTCTGAAACACCATACCCGTATTGCGCTCGTGCGCAGGCACAGCAGTCACATCGCGCGCGTCAAAAAGCACCCGACCCGTCTCGGGCTGCTCAAAACCCGCCAAAATGCGCAACAACGTGGTTTTGCCACAACCAGAGGGGCCCAGCAAAAAAAAGAACTCCCCCGCGTCAATTTCCAGATTGATGCGATCCAATGCCAGAACATTGTCAAAGCGCTTGGTCACATTTTCCAGCTTAATCCCGAACATATCTCACCCTCTTTAGCCACTGCGCAAACGCCACAAATAAGCCACCACACAGCAGGCAATACCCATAGGGAAAAACAAAGTAATCGCATTGGTGATGCGCACAGACAAAGGCATATCGCGAGCACCGTATTTGTCGCGCGCAAAATCCGTCCAATCAGCCATCGTGCGATTGCGCACCTCGGCATCTGCCCATGATTGCTCCAACTCCAGTGCTTCGGCCTCTGAAATGGGTACAGATGACAGCACCTTGCGTTCTTTTTCTGACACCCCATCCACCATCGCGTCCTTCCAGGCAGCTTGCAATGCCCGCTGTGAGTCAATGACCATCACGCCGATCAAATCGTTCAACACGCGCCAGCGCCCGCTACCCAATTCAGCATCGTATATCAAATCAGAACGCCATTCAAAGGGATTTAACGTCACCGCAGCATCACTTTGATAGCGCGTGTACAGATCCGGCAATACGGTAAATCGATTCAACTGCTTATTGACAGGACCGCCCAGCGCACCCTTTTTTAAAAACCAGAGCTTCTGCCCTGCATCGGACATCACAAACTCCAAAAACGCCTGTGCCACCTCCAGATTTGGCGCACCCTTTAATATGGCAATGCCATCGGGATTGACAATGGTCAAATTGTCGGGCATCACAAAGCCCACGTATTCATCGCCCACTTCTGCGACCTGTGCCCATGCATAAAAGTCGATGGACAAACCGTAAGCCACTTCGCCCACAGCGACTTCCTTTGGAGCATAAGAGCCACCCTGCCCAAAATTTCGCACATTGGCCCCCATTGTAGTAATCACTTCCCATCCCCTTTCCCAGCCATAAGCCTGCAAAATCAATTCATAAGCCATGTGAACGCTGCCACTCTTGCGCGGATCGCCCGAACCGACCCACGAAAACAACTCCGGCGCGCCCAAATCTGCCCAGGTTTGGGGAATGGGCAAATTCAAAATGTCAAGTACGCGCCGATTGTACACAATGCCAAAACCCGACAGCGTTGCACCATACCATTGATAGGCAGAATCGTAAAGCGGAACCCCCCCAATCTGCGCGGGCAATCGATTGAGCGCGGCATCGGACAACCGATAGGGCTGACACAGCCCGCGCTCAGACAAATCCACATAAGGCGCAGTGCCTCCGCCAAAAAAGATATCGATGCCAATGCCCTCGGGCGACCGCCCAAATTCCGATTTGATATAACGCAAAATCGAACTCGTCCCCCCCCCGATATCGAGCCATTCTACCCGCACATCTCGCCCTGTGGTCTTTTGATAAAAAGCCACAAAAGCCGACTCAAACTCGTTTTGAATCTCATCTGAATGTGGCGACATCAGCACCAATTGATCGGCATTGCATGGAAAAACCAGCAACCCGATAAGAGCAAAATGAAAAATGGCATAGTAAGATTTCATAACCGTTGACCCCGTATGTTTAGGGTAAAAAGTATATAGTATGTGCCTTCTGGTGTGTCAACGTCTTTTTAAATAAAAAAAGCACTCTAAATATAGAGTGCTTTGCTTGCAGACTTATTCCCGCTCGCCCTTAAAATCTGTTTCCTCTGGCGATGGGATAAACAGTTAATCAGACGTTTCAATCCGCCCAATTC
This genomic interval from Gemmatimonadota bacterium contains the following:
- a CDS encoding DUF5069 domain-containing protein, with protein sequence MDKLSSAVDFRPRSRQLYMGDMPWLPRITDKARAKLRGCIGDYVYP
- a CDS encoding chondroitinase family polysaccharide lyase, with amino-acid sequence MAQNTPWHYSFEETTLSAAYRADAGSEVSLSARRYKGGTQSLKWAWQNNGRLVFTDPVTQRNRTLNGFRAWVYNEEALDEVLTFGFGTESELAANNPRYQFEFGLNFTGWRAMWIHLRDDARNNSYTGPRNGRVTAFEIRAPNSGAVYLDLMELVERIDSRRSPDAQVPFVNGGINTSGDKTREYRWSLNRLPGPLPSQITDDERRAFDKIARRYEAWVLGNGVKDDEREPVRIRLNELTAYIRRGHSNLANYEIRREDDLILGKPLFAARSSYRPYFQSVFQNVLLRLVLDYRLNGNVEARDRVIDVFDYLHDQGWADGSGVGAMHHEFLRIASYAHAVYLMRDILGDTNRLERELASLKWYSMFGELYEENWDPGTNADFLRSVAMYRLLCILMMDDSPEKVANMRRYVVWLNNALDIAPGWLDTIKPDFVGFHHRGIYANAYAPNAFHVASVLVYLLHDTPFSVGDDKRDNLKQALLTSRIMANAYDISTAINGRFPLNTTVTDGLLPAYMYVALSYPSVDAELAGTFMQLWRPQSQLLIEGLFEQVASRIMYLHTPGAMQMMMDFASAGYPPIAAPSGHWTLPYGALSIHRRGDWMVSMKGWSKYVWDYESSAGGENQLGRYLSYGSMLIYASGDPVTREASGIVRDGWDWSMWPGTTVIRLSHEQLKHEGRDRNFSDETFVGGVNLEGQNGVFALRLHDTRFNTSFRAVKTVFCFDDVLICLGSGIENNDGGHATVTPLFQVSISEDRSTGVNGERVRGIPYMFEGIKGQRAWLMDSRGNGYVIPDGEGLQVQRQVQAPGDFEDAGGVGAFELAYLDHGPMPQGKSYEYAVLVQRSPDRVRAFANAPEYDVWQRDGDAHIVHHQGMKATGYALFDKDARPIGGPVEGVSLPSLVMAREVGDGVLLSVADPDFGWDWKIQTPHRQDGSLIVNQPSEPRKVEVTMRGKWRLDQSYDLAEIVEESEDQTVVAFICQDGESVEVKLISGTGVSVANLDFDGDGAVGFTDFLLFTGKFGLSEGDAGFDAKYDLDGNGVVGFSDFLIFTQGFGKPVGGKPVALRNGGERLGS
- a CDS encoding iron ABC transporter permease; amino-acid sequence: MRRFDLNLPTLIFLVGLIGFFALFLFYPLWYAFVQSLVVDGRFTFAFYELMVTSPVYQEAILNSFRLGMITTIATTLLSLPLAFLLVRYNFAGKGFLNGLILVPMVLPPFVGAIGMKQMFARFGSINLLLLDLGLIDQPVDWFGGGGFVGVVILEVLHLYPIMYLNVAAALANVDPSLEEAARNMGSSGFRLFRTVTFPLMLPGYFAGAIIVFIWAFTDLGTPLIFNYRQVVAVEIFNSIEDINENPMAYALVVFVLLLTVFFFYLSKAMLGNRRYEMIARGYISSGSRPASRGMTVLIYAAMLSLTGIALIPHMSVFLTSIAERWFMAVLPQETTGRFYTMVFEHPMSLSSIEMSLMLSVLSTTLDIVLGIAIAYLLTRTRIPYKGVLDAMAMLPLALPGLVLAFGYLAGYSGTFLDARHYPVPLLVIAYAVRRLPYMVRAAYAGFQQTSVTLEEAAQNLGASRLRTLFQITFPLILANLVAGGILCFAFAMLEVSDSLILALKDEYYPITKAIYALMGRIADGAYLASAMGVFGMVLLIVSLFLAGRFLGRRMGELFRA
- a CDS encoding ABC transporter ATP-binding protein; translation: MFGIKLENVTKRFDNVLALDRINLEIDAGEFFFLLGPSGCGKTTLLRILAGFEQPETGRVLFDARDVTAVPAHERNTGMVFQNYALWPHMTVWKNVEYGLTMRNMSQQERDQKVRRALEMVQMSGYAERSPNQLSGGQQQRVALARALVIEPGVVLLDEPLSNLDARLRLEMREQLQDLQRSLGVTMIYVTHDQKEALAMGARIAVMQMGKVAQVGTPRDVYRRPITRFVADFIGEINLISGEIKSVESEVVATTDVGDIRGQAGYEGVQAGDQVLCAIRPEAMDFLSDESGTADNVIFGRVRRAIYLGEVEQFFVELASGDQIRLIAYGATMQYAQPGDEVRLGFSKQEVVVLRDEGEERDEAV
- a CDS encoding ABC transporter substrate-binding protein; translation: MKSYYAIFHFALIGLLVFPCNADQLVLMSPHSDEIQNEFESAFVAFYQKTTGRDVRVEWLDIGGGTSSILRYIKSEFGRSPEGIGIDIFFGGGTAPYVDLSERGLCQPYRLSDAALNRLPAQIGGVPLYDSAYQWYGATLSGFGIVYNRRVLDILNLPIPQTWADLGAPELFSWVGSGDPRKSGSVHMAYELILQAYGWERGWEVITTMGANVRNFGQGGSYAPKEVAVGEVAYGLSIDFYAWAQVAEVGDEYVGFVMPDNLTIVNPDGIAILKGAPNLEVAQAFLEFVMSDAGQKLWFLKKGALGGPVNKQLNRFTVLPDLYTRYQSDAAVTLNPFEWRSDLIYDAELGSGRWRVLNDLIGVMVIDSQRALQAAWKDAMVDGVSEKERKVLSSVPISEAEALELEQSWADAEVRNRTMADWTDFARDKYGARDMPLSVRITNAITLFFPMGIACCVVAYLWRLRSG